Proteins encoded by one window of Elephas maximus indicus isolate mEleMax1 chromosome 5, mEleMax1 primary haplotype, whole genome shotgun sequence:
- the ARL9 gene encoding ADP-ribosylation factor-like protein 9, with translation MERVKAKRSLENGKETEKGKIRDKRKEEKAKRKESEEKIKGKEKTGKEKGKEEKNKEKEEKRKEQGKETEKEKEQVKEKEEEKKNNSVLTRPPVEPPEKNKQIIVLGLDGAGKTSILHSLASNRLQHSVAPTKGFNAVCINTEDKQMEFLEIGGSEPFRSYWETYLSRGLLLIFVVDSADHNRLPEAKKHLHQLIGTNPILPLVVFANKQDLQAAYHITDIHDALALSEVGNDRKMFLFGTQVTENGAEIPSIMQDAKDLIAHLAADVQ, from the exons ATGGAGAGGGTGAAGGCGAAGAGGAGCCTAGAGAACGGAAAGGAGAcggaaaaaggaaaaattagggacaaaagAAAGGAGGAGAAAGCGAAAAGGAAGGAATCGGAGGAGAAaattaagggaaaagaaaagacggggaaagagaaagggaaggaggagaaaaataaggagaaagaggagaagaggaaagagcaagggaaggagacagagaaagagaaggaacaagtaaaggaaaaagaagaggagaaaaagaataaCAGCGTCTTGACGAGACCCCCGGTCGAGCCGCCG GAGAAAAACAAGCAGATCATAGTGCTGGGCttggatggagcaggaaaaaccAGTATCCTCCACTCTCTAGCTTCAAACAGACTCCAGCACAGTGTGGCACCTACCAAAGGTTTCAATGCAGTGTGCATCAACACTGAAGACAAACAGATGGAGTTCCTGGAGA TTGGTGGCAGTGAACCTTTCCGTTCTTACTGGGAAACATACCTATCCAGGGGATTGCTGCTGATCTTTGTGGTAGATTCAGCAGATCACAACCGATTACCTGAAGCCAAAAAACAtcttcatcaattgataggaACAAACCCGATCCTTCCTCTGGTCGTGTTTGCAAACAAACAG GATCTTCAAGCAGCATATCATATAACAGATATCCATGATGCTTTGGCATTATCTGAGGTGGGAAATGACAGGAAGATGTTCTTGTTTGGAACCCAAGTGACTGAGAATGGCGCAGAGATACCCTCCATCATGCAGGATGCCAAAGACCTGATCGCACATCTGGCTGCAGATGTGCAGTGA